A window of the Butyricimonas faecalis genome harbors these coding sequences:
- the mutL gene encoding DNA mismatch repair endonuclease MutL: MADVIQLLPDSVANQIAAGEVVQRPASVVKELMENAIDAGATKVQVILKNAGKGFIQVIDDGKGMSPRDSRMAFERHATSKISNAQDLFNIRTMGFRGEALASIASVAEVELRTKREEDELGTYLFVADSELKKQENINCSRGTNMLVKNLFYTIPARRKFLKSDTTELRNITTEFLRVALTTPDIAFTLVNNGNEIYNLPASGLRQRIVNAFGKTINTKLLPVNCETGIVTINGFVCIPQHARKTYGEQYFFVNHRFMKHNFFHKAITEAYAGLISGDMIPSYFLYFTVDPSIIDVNIHPTKTEIKFQDESAIFQIILASVKEALGKFNVTPTIDFDTEDKVDFTVPDSPILPKVPKVSYNPHYNPFNYSSSISKEDSDFEQSGSNSFRPNFEPRHKEQVPANWDVLFAGLEDKTEEVQTEIPEMAAKQEDHEGIISFVQMKGRFIVTPVHSGLMFIDQKRAHERVLYERYLETLSHQQICGQKSLFPETLELSAEDFLLVKEIMDDLAMLGFELGEFGKNCYAIYATPPDLSTSRGKEVLISLIEHYKNTEGSIRDKMRERIALSLAKAASLDYNTSLDKQEMNDLFDNLFACQHPNYTADGKIIIHILKNEDVTQWFK; this comes from the coding sequence ATGGCAGACGTGATTCAATTATTACCCGACTCGGTAGCGAACCAGATTGCGGCAGGAGAGGTCGTACAACGTCCGGCATCCGTGGTGAAGGAATTGATGGAAAATGCCATTGATGCCGGGGCAACAAAAGTACAGGTTATCTTGAAAAATGCGGGCAAAGGATTTATCCAAGTCATTGACGATGGAAAAGGTATGTCCCCAAGAGATTCCCGTATGGCTTTTGAACGTCATGCCACATCCAAAATATCCAACGCACAGGATTTGTTCAACATCCGCACGATGGGATTCCGCGGAGAGGCCCTTGCTTCGATTGCTTCCGTGGCAGAGGTGGAATTACGTACCAAACGGGAAGAGGACGAACTGGGCACCTATCTTTTCGTGGCGGACTCAGAACTAAAAAAACAAGAGAACATTAATTGTTCCCGGGGAACGAACATGCTGGTTAAAAACTTGTTCTACACGATCCCCGCCCGGCGAAAATTCCTAAAATCGGATACCACGGAACTCCGTAACATTACCACGGAATTCTTACGGGTAGCCCTCACCACCCCGGACATCGCATTCACGCTTGTCAACAACGGAAATGAAATATATAACCTACCGGCATCCGGATTACGCCAGCGAATCGTAAATGCTTTCGGGAAAACGATCAATACCAAATTACTCCCGGTGAATTGTGAAACGGGAATCGTCACCATCAACGGCTTTGTATGCATTCCCCAACACGCCCGAAAAACTTACGGGGAACAGTATTTTTTCGTAAACCACCGGTTCATGAAACACAACTTTTTCCACAAAGCAATCACGGAAGCCTATGCCGGACTGATTAGCGGGGACATGATTCCCTCGTATTTTCTCTATTTCACGGTAGACCCTTCCATCATCGATGTGAATATCCATCCGACAAAAACGGAGATCAAATTTCAAGACGAGAGCGCCATATTTCAAATTATACTGGCGAGCGTGAAAGAAGCGTTGGGAAAATTCAACGTAACCCCGACAATAGACTTTGACACGGAAGATAAAGTCGATTTTACAGTTCCAGACTCGCCGATTCTCCCAAAGGTCCCCAAGGTTAGTTATAACCCCCATTACAACCCGTTTAACTATTCCTCCTCGATCTCGAAAGAGGATTCAGACTTCGAACAGTCAGGCAGTAACAGTTTCCGCCCAAACTTCGAACCCCGACACAAGGAACAAGTTCCCGCAAACTGGGATGTTCTCTTTGCCGGATTGGAAGATAAAACAGAAGAAGTACAAACAGAAATTCCTGAAATGGCAGCAAAACAAGAAGATCACGAAGGAATTATCTCTTTCGTACAAATGAAAGGCAGATTTATCGTCACACCAGTTCATTCCGGTTTAATGTTTATCGATCAGAAACGAGCACATGAACGAGTGCTATACGAGCGTTATCTAGAAACCTTGTCACACCAACAAATCTGCGGACAAAAAAGCTTGTTTCCCGAAACACTGGAACTCTCGGCTGAAGATTTCTTGCTCGTGAAAGAGATCATGGATGATCTTGCCATGCTAGGTTTTGAACTCGGGGAATTCGGAAAGAATTGTTACGCCATCTACGCCACGCCACCCGATCTATCCACTTCTCGCGGGAAAGAAGTACTTATCAGCCTGATTGAACACTACAAGAACACGGAAGGTTCAATCCGGGATAAAATGAGGGAGCGCATAGCCCTCTCTCTCGCGAAGGCGGCATCACTGGATTACAATACCTCACTGGACAAGCAAGAAATGAACGACCTATTTGACAACCTGTTCGCTTGCCAACACCCCAATTACACGGCTGACGGCAAAATAATCATTCATATCCTTAAAAACGAGGATGTAACCCAGTGGTTTAAATAA
- a CDS encoding TlpA family protein disulfide reductase has translation MMGKFGGIILILILLMWCCNTRKTVVEFNLIGSSGVQPELVVNGEEREIGVDDSGYAKLMLTEGEHGYATLKYGKDRLPLFIEDGTTLRIYIYGDHAKGNIRFEGDGAPKNCYLNSQIMKNLSFDYELDGPEFLGQLKDLIQEQFHYLDTMGFDTAFTEMERNRIKFSTYKALENYPLYHAWSTGNMDYQPDTVYLSCIRKLIKEDEKLLVLKEYQEGMASLVSLISTYHMKELDAYKQVMAQFDYVIHHLTNETLVEFLIDHYACVYLLGVGIDEHIDDVLRVYDFYVKDPVLRKRFQEIYDRCAKIVPGSPAFDFMFTDIAGQAVKLEDFRGKYLFINVWTTWGVPCRNENVAWEKLEKEFEDDNIVFVAVSCDNDRAVWEKRVRENPKGEVQLYMGNDHSFMDFYMIRGIPRFILIAPDGRIINSDMSRPSDPETTKTLRTYLK, from the coding sequence ATGATGGGAAAATTTGGTGGTATAATATTGATCTTGATATTATTGATGTGGTGTTGTAATACCCGGAAAACAGTTGTGGAATTTAATCTTATCGGGTCTTCGGGGGTGCAGCCAGAGTTGGTAGTTAACGGGGAAGAACGGGAAATTGGAGTGGATGATTCGGGGTATGCCAAATTGATGCTGACAGAAGGCGAACATGGGTATGCAACGTTAAAGTATGGAAAGGATCGTCTCCCATTGTTTATCGAAGACGGAACAACATTACGTATATATATTTACGGGGATCATGCTAAAGGGAATATTCGTTTTGAAGGAGACGGCGCTCCCAAGAATTGTTATTTGAACAGCCAGATCATGAAGAATCTGTCCTTCGATTACGAGCTGGATGGTCCGGAGTTTTTAGGGCAGTTGAAAGACTTGATTCAAGAGCAGTTTCATTATTTGGATACCATGGGATTTGATACCGCTTTTACTGAAATGGAACGAAATAGAATTAAGTTTTCTACTTATAAAGCATTGGAAAATTATCCCTTGTATCACGCTTGGAGTACGGGAAATATGGATTATCAACCGGATACCGTTTATCTTTCTTGTATCAGGAAATTGATTAAGGAAGATGAGAAGTTATTAGTGCTCAAGGAGTATCAAGAAGGGATGGCGTCCTTGGTTTCGTTGATCAGTACTTACCATATGAAGGAGCTGGATGCCTACAAGCAGGTGATGGCGCAGTTTGATTACGTGATTCACCATTTGACAAATGAAACGTTGGTAGAGTTTTTGATCGATCATTACGCTTGTGTCTATTTGCTTGGTGTAGGAATTGACGAGCATATTGATGATGTATTGCGTGTGTATGATTTTTACGTGAAGGATCCGGTATTACGGAAGCGGTTTCAAGAGATTTATGACCGTTGTGCAAAGATTGTTCCCGGTAGTCCCGCCTTTGATTTTATGTTTACGGATATAGCCGGACAAGCTGTCAAATTGGAAGATTTTAGAGGAAAATATTTGTTTATCAACGTGTGGACAACTTGGGGTGTGCCTTGTCGTAATGAAAATGTGGCTTGGGAGAAACTGGAAAAAGAGTTTGAAGATGATAATATCGTGTTCGTGGCTGTTTCTTGTGATAATGACCGGGCAGTTTGGGAAAAGCGGGTGCGGGAGAATCCCAAGGGAGAGGTGCAGTTATATATGGGGAATGATCATTCTTTCATGGATTTTTACATGATCCGCGGAATCCCTCGTTTCATTTTGATCGCTCCGGATGGACGTATTATTAACTCGGATATGTCGCGACCTTCTGATCCCGAAACGACTAAAACATTGCGAACTTATCTGAAGTAG
- the rpiB gene encoding ribose 5-phosphate isomerase B yields the protein MKIAIACDHAGYEYKERLVKYLREKGHEVKDFGAYSAESMDYPDTAHPMAVAVESGEYERGIAICGSGNGISMTANKHQGIRCALCWNMELAALARQHNDANVVGLPARFIAYEEAQNVVDVFLSTDFEGGRHQRRVEKIPVK from the coding sequence ATGAAAATAGCGATAGCATGTGACCATGCCGGTTACGAGTATAAGGAACGGTTGGTAAAATATCTTCGAGAAAAAGGTCATGAAGTAAAGGATTTTGGTGCTTATTCTGCCGAGAGTATGGATTATCCGGATACGGCTCATCCGATGGCTGTGGCCGTTGAGTCCGGCGAGTATGAAAGGGGAATTGCTATTTGCGGAAGTGGCAACGGAATTTCTATGACAGCCAATAAACATCAAGGCATCCGTTGTGCTTTGTGTTGGAATATGGAACTTGCCGCTTTGGCCCGTCAGCATAATGATGCAAACGTGGTGGGATTGCCTGCTCGTTTCATTGCTTACGAAGAGGCCCAAAATGTGGTAGACGTTTTCTTGTCAACCGATTTTGAAGGTGGTCGTCACCAGAGAAGGGTAGAAAAGATTCCGGTAAAATAA
- a CDS encoding endonuclease/exonuclease/phosphatase family protein produces the protein MGRLFDIIMRIVTIIAMIGLLGSYTAPYVNPNVFYLSSLLGYTYHYLLIVNIILLLYWIARLKKIAILSILIIAAGYPLISTYYGLNSKTTPNAPHDLSIMTYNIQMLRAPGKDASSKIVDYINNSGNDIVCIQEFPQREASFQKFPSYPYHYRHRDVALISRYPIINKGEINFAKGHSAACIYGDIAIGKDTIRVYSVHLESYRLGKNEQQIYKELTSGNTQNATQGVKTISSRLVTANRNRAKQTQIIKDHTQQSPYPVIICGDFNDTPISFAYHTLSEGMKDSFIEKGRGLGNTYIGEFPSFRIDHILHAPTLSTVSYTRDTVKYSDHYPVQSDIRF, from the coding sequence TTGGGTCGATTGTTTGATATTATTATGAGAATTGTCACGATCATTGCCATGATCGGATTACTTGGGAGTTACACGGCCCCCTATGTCAATCCTAATGTGTTTTATTTATCGTCCCTGCTAGGGTATACTTACCATTATCTATTGATTGTAAATATTATTCTATTACTCTATTGGATAGCTCGTTTGAAAAAGATAGCCATCCTGTCTATCTTGATCATTGCTGCCGGGTACCCGTTAATTAGTACTTACTATGGGTTGAATTCCAAAACCACTCCCAATGCTCCCCACGATCTTTCCATCATGACTTACAATATCCAGATGCTAAGGGCTCCCGGGAAGGATGCTAGCTCAAAAATTGTGGATTATATTAATAATAGTGGTAATGATATTGTTTGTATACAAGAATTTCCCCAACGAGAAGCTTCTTTTCAAAAATTTCCATCCTATCCGTACCATTATCGTCATCGGGATGTAGCACTCATCTCCCGCTATCCTATCATTAATAAGGGCGAAATCAATTTTGCCAAGGGACACTCGGCTGCCTGCATTTATGGAGATATTGCCATCGGTAAAGACACGATTCGGGTATATTCCGTGCATCTTGAATCTTACCGGTTAGGTAAAAATGAACAACAGATATACAAGGAGCTCACCAGTGGTAATACACAAAATGCCACTCAAGGTGTCAAGACCATATCCTCTCGTCTGGTTACAGCCAACCGTAACCGGGCAAAACAAACACAAATAATAAAAGACCACACACAACAATCCCCTTACCCGGTTATTATTTGCGGAGACTTTAACGATACCCCTATTTCCTTTGCCTACCACACGTTGTCCGAGGGGATGAAAGATAGTTTCATCGAAAAAGGACGAGGTCTCGGCAACACGTATATCGGGGAATTTCCTTCATTCCGCATCGACCATATTCTGCACGCACCAACACTCAGCACCGTATCCTATACCCGCGATACCGTCAAATATTCCGATCATTACCCGGTGCAAAGCGATATTCGCTTTTAG
- a CDS encoding rhomboid family protein, with protein sequence MYNRAYGSNFSGGIWNGIKNSFKQGTALTRLIYINIGVFIIIKILEVFFVLAGQRGFEQFLLPYVGVPALPERLLYTPWTIITYMFTQFGFLHLLFNMLWLYWFGSIFQNTFSSQKLTGVYLLGGITGAIIYMAAYALFPAFEIERYQSWAIGASASVMAIVFAVCTYHPNYKIYVFLIGSVKLIHLALFTAVIDLLSIPSGNAGGHIAHLGGALFGYLFTLSLRRNLDLTKGLSLLFTKLGNSLLFRKKTMRVKYKKKVSEMNDMEYNEYKKRKGDRINSILDKISKYGYESLTREEKEILFKSKNN encoded by the coding sequence ATGTACAACAGGGCATATGGATCGAATTTTTCAGGTGGAATCTGGAATGGGATAAAGAACTCGTTCAAACAAGGAACGGCACTTACCCGCCTGATCTATATCAACATCGGTGTATTTATCATCATCAAGATATTGGAGGTATTCTTCGTGCTGGCCGGACAACGGGGATTCGAACAATTCCTGTTGCCTTACGTGGGTGTTCCCGCGCTGCCGGAACGTCTGCTTTACACGCCGTGGACAATCATTACCTATATGTTCACCCAGTTCGGTTTTCTACACTTGCTGTTTAACATGCTTTGGTTGTATTGGTTCGGTTCTATCTTCCAAAACACGTTTTCCAGCCAGAAACTTACGGGAGTGTATCTCCTTGGGGGAATTACCGGGGCAATCATTTACATGGCAGCCTACGCCTTGTTTCCCGCTTTCGAGATTGAACGTTACCAGTCGTGGGCCATCGGGGCCTCGGCATCCGTCATGGCGATCGTGTTCGCCGTGTGTACTTATCACCCGAACTACAAGATATACGTGTTTCTGATCGGCTCTGTGAAACTTATTCACTTGGCACTCTTCACGGCAGTGATAGACCTTCTAAGTATCCCCAGCGGTAACGCGGGAGGGCATATTGCCCACCTGGGGGGAGCCTTGTTTGGCTATCTTTTCACCTTGTCTCTCCGCCGCAATCTCGACTTGACCAAAGGATTGTCATTGCTCTTCACCAAGTTAGGTAACAGCCTCCTGTTCCGGAAGAAGACGATGAGAGTCAAATACAAAAAGAAAGTTTCCGAGATGAATGACATGGAATACAATGAATATAAAAAACGAAAAGGTGACCGTATCAACAGCATTTTAGACAAAATCTCCAAATACGGCTATGAAAGTCTGACGAGAGAGGAAAAGGAGATATTGTTCAAATCAAAAAACAATTGA
- a CDS encoding lysylphosphatidylglycerol synthase transmembrane domain-containing protein, whose product MEQERQEENQELTKKISPYKIIYPIIIGLAVVSYMLYKEFDPKAFDLITFTWSTVFWLFVAVLCMAIRDFGYVIRIKILSGGKLNWFQSLRIIFLWEFTSAVTPSAIGGTSLAILFVHKEGIGVGKSSAMVMATSFLDELYFIIMFPLILLFVNHQALWEMPDTTKAVANGLILVAVIGYCVKLAYLLVLSYGLFMNPRGLKWLIMKLFKWRILRKWRHDANEAGTDIIRNSHELKSMPFSFWLKTFGATFFSWTARYWVVNAILVAFWFGRYDWAQHFLIFARQLVMWIMMLVSPTPGGSGFAEFVFSKYLGEFLPSAGVAIAMAILWRLISYYPYLFIGAFIVPKWIARSFGKTSKQTKTNN is encoded by the coding sequence ATGGAACAGGAGCGACAAGAAGAGAACCAGGAACTGACAAAGAAGATCAGCCCATACAAAATCATATATCCTATCATTATCGGGTTGGCCGTGGTCTCTTACATGTTATATAAAGAATTTGACCCCAAAGCATTTGATCTGATCACCTTTACTTGGAGTACCGTGTTTTGGTTATTTGTTGCTGTTCTATGCATGGCTATTCGGGATTTCGGATATGTGATTCGAATCAAGATTCTATCGGGAGGAAAACTAAACTGGTTTCAGTCTCTCCGAATTATATTCCTTTGGGAATTCACCTCGGCAGTGACCCCTTCCGCTATCGGAGGTACCAGCCTAGCTATTCTTTTCGTGCATAAAGAAGGAATTGGGGTCGGGAAAAGTTCTGCTATGGTCATGGCAACCTCTTTTCTTGATGAATTATATTTCATCATCATGTTTCCACTCATACTACTGTTCGTCAACCACCAGGCTTTATGGGAAATGCCGGACACCACGAAAGCCGTGGCCAACGGGTTGATTCTCGTGGCTGTCATTGGATACTGCGTGAAGCTCGCCTACCTGCTTGTGCTAAGTTACGGACTATTCATGAATCCGCGAGGATTAAAATGGCTGATCATGAAACTATTCAAATGGCGCATTCTCCGGAAATGGCGTCATGATGCCAATGAAGCAGGGACCGATATTATCCGGAATTCTCATGAATTAAAAAGTATGCCGTTCTCCTTTTGGCTAAAAACATTCGGGGCCACCTTCTTCTCGTGGACAGCACGTTACTGGGTGGTGAATGCCATTCTCGTGGCTTTTTGGTTCGGACGTTATGATTGGGCGCAACATTTTCTTATCTTTGCACGACAACTCGTCATGTGGATCATGATGCTGGTAAGCCCGACACCAGGTGGTAGCGGTTTTGCGGAATTCGTATTCTCCAAGTATCTAGGGGAATTTCTTCCGAGCGCCGGGGTTGCCATAGCGATGGCTATTTTATGGAGACTCATCAGCTATTACCCTTACCTGTTTATCGGGGCATTTATCGTACCGAAATGGATTGCCCGTAGTTTTGGCAAGACATCGAAACAAACGAAAACGAACAATTAA